In Fusobacterium periodonticum ATCC 33693, the following are encoded in one genomic region:
- a CDS encoding autotransporter-associated N-terminal domain-containing protein translates to MGNNSLSNTEKSLRSIAKRYENVKYSVGLAVLFLMNGASAFSDTNAIQEIDKQKEVAKDSQAGKTVVKETKAEKKQTSQKLKASWVNMQFGANDMYSNYFAVPKAKVEKTSVVKSEKTVLVASADNTTSLPMFAKLLTDIEETTENRTEVLTAIANKEVAPTETATPTMEEIKASKQELRSSVGNLQDKIDTARRENSKEIDGLRLELIQLMEQGDQVVKSPWSSWQFGANYTYEDWGGSYKGRGDKAKEKLELTKKTDPLERFKASSQMSSTYGTTSLDLVYEPPREVEVSAGIRPKEVNKRAPGFVPPEPSGSLPPFEPKIIQPPKAPEVTPPDPVVVSPLSFPSSGANPSVAYYWWNGNQGDISQVSLEKGTFYKKRGAGITVKDFLAKAAPKGGTTGSPATSGADAMTLATPTAGAGAIAAPGTVPAGQYKLADGTYNNNNNFFLTLLNTPYSYFGSDVKVSVSGDNSTVINLEQEGHVTATLDDFETANYIDAAEKARLQGYRDLLINSTVYTSPTTTAPSKTPTLYFNNKGIVEIGGKNSIFLLGTTHTNGDKRVNLIENSGKIVAMNDDPTSESQYVFYHSPDTSQQTSTVYVNKGTIDVYSKKSTAILYSRNNLIHTDVASINQGEINLYGEESLGVVVNNAGNLRKGSNFVLETPLSQYGDYSIGVYIKNDLVNETTNKSKNIVRTVIGKANNKNQYEYINDSGVTTKLDISGNKTGLSEDFVDAAKGLLIDTTATIETELYVPQIELERYSRKSLGIYTMNGKLKVLQETGKTNELKISGGEGNIGIYASGGDIDYTGNITMGGSALPDNQTDANKSGGNKAGKGNIGIFSTNAKTINVNGDFKTYNSNGNTIDGLGVYANAASKVNLKKNTEIKLEAGETGQNTGIFATGAGTVVSVGADQTTSTTFTTGENATSSSSITVDGKDKKLGTALYSQNGGVIKANGSNHNNGLKITVVNGAVAIASEGTGSKVNTQFSNIDYSGEGYALYTKNGGEIDVSNSNISLRGNATGFERDVAVATSPITFTGTTITAYSNNVTIMNLRNVPALNLSTLNTNLSTYTGGVTHSAGTDPVTGEVYNKYKTAAVDGLSAYNIDTDLDKSIATDDANATTNDYVFTRRMAVQRGIINLKPGKNVKAILSTADLTKIGETSVVGLSMNSSSYATSNAEAGINLEANTTVTADRTTAGNGAVGLYMNYGKVNTDASSIINVEKETSNSANDSAVGIYSVNGSEVTNAGQVNVGGQNSIGILGVAYRIDSTTNTPKVNEFGAAALGQGKATVLNKGQVSLDGANATGIYIKNNNASATRATAVGTNDTTGVITLTGDSSTGISGDKATLENKGTININGQKSVGMFAKNSSELTNSGTINLATGLSENEPNIGIYTKDADTNVTNSKDIIGGNNTYGIYGKTVSLTGTGKIELGDASVGIFSDAEYTSTPAVATIDLANGSKLKVGAKESVGVFATGKNQNISSKGDIEVGDSSFAFVVRGTGTTLKTDNTNGVTLGNDATFIYSNDTTGNIENKTALTATGSKNYGIYAAGTATNLANMNFGTGVGNVGMYSIGGGTLTNGSATVSPTITVSASDVVNKLYGIGMAAGYVNDAGTLVSTGNIVNYGTIKVEKDNGIGMFATGSGSTATNRGRIELSGKNTTGMYLDNNAIGYNYGTITTVPNPTNDGIVGVVASNGAIIKNYGTINIVDGSNLTGVFINKGTQAANYDDQIPGGGTGVLNGKIEVKTQSPTGKTVAGIDIKAPGDGTATIYRDGTRVTPIAVDTVTATPKPLSVNVGTTSLDLSATDLATPSLGQASSIGMYVDTSGVNYTNPIQGLNNLTGLKKVDLIFGTEASKYTNEKDIEVGQNILKPYNDVITSLSGGTSMKFSFTSGSLTWIATATQNTDDTLKALYLSKIPYTAFAKDQNTGNFLAGLEQRYGVEGLGTREKALFDKLNGIGKGEAALFAQAVDQMKGNQYSNVQQRIQATGNILDREFDYLKGNWSNPTKDSNKIKTFGARGEYNTDTAGVEDYKNNAYGVAYVHEDETVRLGESVGWYAGVVENKLKFKDLGNSKEDQLQGKLGMFKSVPFDENNSLNWTISGDIFVGYNKMNRRYLVVDDIFGAKSRYYTYGLGVKNEISKSFRLSEGFSFIPHAGLNLEYGRFSKIREKSGEMRLEVKANDYFSIRPEVGADLAYKHSFGNNNLKVSVGVAYENELGKVANANNKARVAYTAADWYDLRGEKEDRRGNVKTDLNIGWDNQKFGVTANVGYDTKGNNVRGGVGLRVIF, encoded by the coding sequence ATGGGGAATAACAGTTTAAGTAATACTGAAAAAAGTTTACGTTCAATAGCTAAAAGATATGAAAATGTAAAATATTCAGTAGGTCTTGCAGTTCTTTTTTTGATGAATGGAGCGAGTGCGTTTTCTGATACAAATGCAATTCAAGAAATTGATAAACAAAAAGAAGTAGCAAAAGATAGTCAAGCAGGAAAGACTGTAGTAAAAGAAACAAAAGCAGAAAAGAAGCAAACAAGTCAAAAGCTAAAAGCTTCTTGGGTAAATATGCAATTTGGTGCTAATGATATGTATAGCAACTATTTTGCAGTACCTAAAGCTAAAGTAGAAAAGACATCAGTTGTAAAAAGTGAAAAAACTGTGTTAGTAGCAAGTGCAGATAATACAACAAGTTTACCTATGTTTGCAAAACTATTAACAGATATAGAAGAAACTACAGAAAACAGAACAGAAGTTCTAACAGCAATAGCTAATAAAGAAGTTGCTCCAACAGAAACAGCAACACCTACAATGGAAGAAATAAAGGCAAGTAAGCAAGAACTAAGAAGCTCGGTAGGAAATCTTCAAGATAAAATAGACACTGCAAGAAGAGAAAATAGCAAAGAAATAGATGGATTAAGATTAGAGTTAATTCAATTGATGGAACAAGGAGATCAAGTAGTAAAATCACCATGGTCATCATGGCAATTTGGAGCAAATTATACATATGAGGATTGGGGTGGATCATACAAAGGAAGAGGAGATAAAGCTAAAGAAAAATTAGAGCTAACTAAGAAAACAGATCCATTAGAAAGATTTAAAGCTTCATCTCAAATGTCTTCAACATATGGAACAACAAGCTTAGATTTAGTTTATGAACCGCCAAGAGAAGTTGAAGTAAGTGCGGGAATCAGACCAAAAGAAGTAAATAAAAGAGCTCCAGGGTTTGTGCCACCAGAACCTTCAGGATCTTTACCACCTTTTGAGCCTAAGATAATACAACCACCTAAGGCACCAGAAGTAACTCCACCAGATCCAGTTGTAGTTTCTCCTTTAAGTTTTCCTAGTTCAGGGGCAAACCCGAGTGTAGCATATTATTGGTGGAATGGAAACCAAGGAGATATATCACAAGTTAGCTTAGAAAAGGGAACTTTTTATAAGAAAAGAGGAGCTGGTATAACAGTAAAAGATTTCTTAGCTAAAGCTGCTCCAAAAGGAGGAACAACAGGTAGTCCAGCCACATCAGGAGCAGATGCTATGACATTAGCAACTCCAACAGCAGGAGCAGGAGCTATTGCAGCACCAGGAACAGTACCTGCTGGTCAATATAAGTTAGCAGATGGTACTTATAATAATAATAATAACTTTTTCTTAACTTTATTAAATACTCCTTATTCATATTTTGGTTCAGATGTAAAAGTTAGTGTTTCAGGAGATAATAGCACTGTAATAAATCTAGAACAAGAAGGGCATGTTACAGCAACTTTAGATGATTTTGAAACAGCTAATTATATTGATGCTGCTGAAAAAGCTAGATTGCAAGGATATAGAGATTTACTGATTAACTCAACAGTATATACAAGTCCAACTACTACTGCACCAAGTAAAACGCCAACTCTATACTTTAATAACAAAGGTATAGTTGAAATAGGTGGAAAGAACTCTATATTTTTATTAGGAACAACTCATACAAATGGAGACAAAAGAGTCAATTTAATAGAAAACTCTGGTAAAATAGTAGCTATGAATGATGATCCTACTAGTGAAAGTCAATATGTATTTTATCATTCACCAGATACAAGTCAACAAACAAGTACAGTATATGTAAATAAGGGAACTATTGATGTATATTCTAAAAAGAGTACAGCAATATTATACTCAAGAAATAATTTAATTCATACTGATGTAGCTTCAATAAATCAAGGTGAAATAAATCTTTATGGTGAAGAATCATTGGGAGTTGTTGTAAATAATGCTGGTAATTTAAGAAAAGGATCAAACTTTGTATTAGAGACACCTTTATCTCAATATGGAGACTATTCAATAGGAGTATATATAAAAAATGATCTTGTAAATGAAACAACAAATAAATCTAAAAATATAGTGAGAACTGTAATAGGAAAAGCTAATAATAAGAATCAGTACGAATATATTAATGATTCAGGAGTTACAACAAAATTAGATATTAGTGGAAATAAAACAGGTCTTTCAGAAGATTTTGTAGATGCTGCAAAAGGACTATTGATAGATACAACAGCTACAATAGAAACTGAATTATATGTTCCACAAATAGAATTGGAAAGATATTCTCGTAAATCATTGGGAATATATACAATGAATGGAAAATTAAAGGTATTACAAGAAACAGGTAAAACTAATGAGTTGAAAATTTCTGGTGGAGAAGGAAATATAGGAATTTATGCTAGTGGAGGAGATATAGACTACACTGGTAATATAACAATGGGAGGATCAGCTTTACCAGATAATCAAACAGATGCAAATAAGTCAGGTGGTAATAAAGCTGGAAAAGGAAATATAGGAATCTTTTCAACTAATGCAAAAACTATAAATGTTAATGGAGATTTCAAAACATATAATTCAAATGGAAACACAATAGATGGACTTGGAGTCTATGCTAATGCTGCTTCAAAAGTGAACTTAAAAAAGAATACAGAAATAAAATTAGAAGCAGGGGAAACAGGACAAAATACTGGAATATTTGCAACAGGAGCTGGAACAGTCGTAAGTGTAGGAGCAGACCAAACTACATCTACTACATTTACAACAGGTGAAAATGCGACTAGTAGTTCAAGCATCACAGTAGATGGAAAAGATAAAAAGTTAGGAACAGCTTTATATTCTCAAAATGGAGGAGTAATTAAAGCAAATGGTTCTAATCATAACAATGGATTAAAGATCACAGTAGTCAATGGGGCAGTTGCTATTGCTTCTGAGGGTACAGGTTCAAAAGTTAATACTCAATTCTCTAATATAGATTATTCAGGAGAAGGGTATGCTCTATATACTAAAAATGGTGGAGAGATAGATGTAAGTAACTCTAATATATCTTTAAGAGGAAACGCAACAGGTTTTGAAAGAGATGTTGCAGTAGCAACAAGTCCAATAACTTTTACTGGAACAACTATAACAGCTTACTCTAATAATGTAACAATAATGAACTTAAGAAATGTACCAGCTTTAAATCTATCTACTTTAAATACTAATTTAAGTACTTATACTGGAGGAGTTACTCATAGTGCAGGAACAGATCCAGTAACTGGAGAAGTTTATAATAAGTATAAAACAGCAGCAGTAGATGGGTTAAGTGCATATAATATTGATACTGATTTAGATAAGAGTATAGCAACAGATGATGCAAATGCTACAACAAATGATTATGTATTCACTAGAAGAATGGCTGTTCAAAGAGGAATAATTAATTTAAAACCTGGAAAGAATGTTAAAGCAATTTTAAGTACAGCAGATTTAACTAAAATAGGAGAAACATCAGTTGTAGGATTATCAATGAATTCTAGTAGCTATGCAACTTCTAATGCAGAAGCTGGAATAAATTTAGAAGCAAATACAACTGTAACTGCTGATAGAACAACTGCTGGAAATGGAGCAGTAGGTCTATACATGAACTATGGAAAAGTTAATACAGATGCTTCTTCAATTATAAATGTTGAAAAAGAAACATCAAATTCTGCAAATGATTCAGCAGTAGGTATTTATTCAGTAAATGGTTCTGAAGTCACAAATGCTGGACAAGTAAATGTTGGAGGACAAAATTCTATAGGTATCTTAGGAGTAGCATATAGAATAGATTCAACAACAAATACTCCAAAAGTAAATGAATTTGGAGCAGCGGCACTTGGACAAGGAAAAGCTACTGTTTTAAATAAAGGACAAGTTAGCTTAGATGGTGCTAATGCAACTGGTATTTATATTAAAAATAATAATGCTAGTGCAACAAGAGCAACAGCAGTAGGAACAAATGATACAACAGGAGTTATAACATTAACAGGTGATTCTTCAACTGGAATATCAGGAGATAAAGCAACTTTAGAAAATAAAGGAACTATAAATATCAATGGTCAAAAATCTGTAGGAATGTTTGCAAAGAATTCTTCAGAATTAACAAATAGTGGAACTATTAATTTAGCAACAGGACTTTCAGAAAATGAACCAAATATAGGTATCTATACAAAAGATGCAGATACAAATGTAACAAATAGCAAAGATATTATAGGAGGAAATAATACTTATGGTATCTATGGTAAAACAGTAAGTCTTACAGGAACAGGAAAAATTGAATTGGGAGATGCATCAGTAGGAATTTTCTCAGATGCTGAATACACTTCAACACCTGCAGTAGCAACAATTGATTTAGCAAATGGATCTAAATTAAAAGTTGGTGCAAAAGAATCTGTAGGAGTATTTGCAACTGGTAAAAATCAAAATATCTCAAGTAAAGGAGATATAGAAGTAGGAGATAGTTCATTTGCCTTTGTTGTTAGAGGAACTGGAACTACTTTAAAAACAGATAATACTAATGGAGTTACATTAGGAAATGATGCAACATTCATCTATTCTAATGATACAACAGGAAATATAGAAAATAAAACAGCTTTAACTGCAACTGGAAGTAAAAACTATGGAATCTATGCAGCAGGTACAGCAACTAACCTAGCTAATATGAATTTTGGAACAGGTGTAGGAAACGTTGGAATGTACAGTATAGGTGGAGGAACTTTAACAAATGGTTCAGCTACAGTAAGTCCAACAATAACAGTTAGTGCGTCAGATGTAGTTAATAAACTATATGGAATAGGTATGGCTGCAGGTTATGTAAACGATGCAGGAACATTAGTAAGTACAGGAAACATTGTAAACTATGGTACTATAAAAGTTGAAAAAGACAATGGAATAGGTATGTTTGCTACAGGTTCAGGTTCAACTGCAACAAACAGAGGAAGAATTGAATTAAGTGGTAAAAATACAACAGGAATGTATCTAGATAATAACGCTATCGGATATAACTACGGAACAATAACAACTGTGCCTAATCCAACAAATGATGGAATAGTAGGTGTGGTTGCATCTAATGGAGCAATAATCAAAAACTATGGAACAATAAACATAGTTGATGGTTCAAATTTAACAGGTGTATTTATAAATAAAGGAACTCAAGCAGCAAATTATGATGATCAAATCCCTGGTGGAGGAACTGGAGTTTTAAATGGAAAAATAGAAGTAAAAACTCAATCTCCAACAGGAAAAACAGTAGCAGGAATTGATATTAAAGCACCTGGAGATGGAACAGCTACTATTTATAGAGATGGTACAAGAGTTACACCTATAGCTGTTGATACAGTTACTGCAACACCTAAACCTTTAAGTGTAAATGTAGGAACAACATCATTAGACTTAAGTGCTACAGATTTAGCAACACCTTCTTTAGGTCAAGCTTCATCTATAGGAATGTATGTAGATACATCAGGAGTTAATTATACTAATCCAATACAAGGATTAAATAACTTAACAGGATTAAAGAAAGTAGATTTAATATTTGGTACAGAAGCAAGTAAGTATACAAATGAAAAAGATATAGAAGTAGGGCAAAATATATTAAAACCATATAATGATGTAATTACTTCATTAAGTGGTGGAACTTCAATGAAATTCTCATTTACATCAGGTAGTTTGACTTGGATAGCAACAGCTACTCAAAATACTGATGATACATTGAAAGCTTTATACTTATCTAAAATACCATATACAGCTTTTGCTAAAGATCAAAATACTGGTAACTTCTTAGCTGGACTAGAACAAAGATATGGTGTAGAAGGACTAGGAACTAGAGAAAAAGCTTTATTTGATAAACTAAATGGAATAGGAAAAGGAGAAGCGGCTCTATTTGCTCAAGCAGTTGATCAAATGAAAGGAAATCAATATTCTAATGTACAACAAAGAATACAAGCAACAGGAAATATTCTTGACAGAGAATTTGATTATCTAAAAGGAAACTGGTCTAATCCAACAAAAGATTCAAATAAAATAAAAACATTTGGAGCTAGAGGAGAATATAATACAGATACTGCAGGTGTAGAAGATTACAAAAACAATGCATATGGAGTAGCTTATGTTCATGAAGATGAAACAGTTAGACTAGGAGAATCTGTAGGTTGGTATGCTGGAGTAGTAGAAAATAAATTGAAGTTTAAAGATTTAGGAAACTCAAAAGAGGACCAATTACAAGGAAAACTTGGAATGTTTAAATCAGTTCCATTTGATGAAAATAATAGCTTGAATTGGACAATATCAGGAGATATATTTGTAGGATACAACAAAATGAATAGAAGATACTTAGTTGTAGATGACATATTTGGTGCAAAATCTAGATATTATACTTATGGTCTAGGAGTTAAAAATGAAATAAGCAAATCTTTCAGATTAAGTGAAGGATTCTCATTTATTCCACATGCTGGACTTAACTTAGAATATGGAAGATTCAGTAAAATAAGAGAAAAATCAGGAGAAATGAGACTTGAAGTAAAAGCTAATGATTACTTCTCAATAAGACCAGAAGTAGGAGCAGACTTAGCTTATAAACACTCTTTTGGAAACAATAACCTAAAAGTATCAGTTGGAGTAGCTTATGAAAATGAGCTAGGAAAAGTGGCAAATGCTAATAATAAAGCTAGAGTTGCTTATACAGCGGCAGACTGGTATGATCTAAGAGGCGAAAAAGAAGATAGAAGAGGAAATGTTAAGACAGATCTAAACATTGGATGGGATAACCAAAAATTTGGAGTAACTGCAAATGTTGGTTATGATACTAAAGGAAACAATGTTAGAGGTGGAGTAGGACTTAGAGTAATATTCTAA
- a CDS encoding OmpA family protein, with protein sequence IEQNNYEVTLEGHTDSIGSNQYNIGLSRRRAEAVKAKLIEFGLAEERIVGIEAKGEEYPVATNETPEGRLQNRRVEFRLVQR encoded by the coding sequence CATAGAACAAAATAACTATGAAGTAACATTAGAAGGACATACAGATTCTATAGGAAGTAACCAATATAATATAGGACTTTCAAGAAGAAGAGCAGAAGCAGTAAAAGCTAAGCTAATAGAATTTGGATTAGCAGAAGAAAGAATAGTAGGAATAGAAGCTAAGGGAGAAGAATATCCAGTAGCAACTAATGAAACACCAGAAGGAAGACTACAAAACAGAAGAGTAGAATTTAGATTAGTTCAAAGATAG
- a CDS encoding adhesion protein FadA — protein sequence MKVKFILGTMMLLGTISYSAEATDTVAQEVINEVKNIEAEYQALMQKEAERKDEFIQEKANLEKEVKELKEKQLGREELYAKLKQDSKIRWHRDEYKKLLKRFDEYYNKLEQKIADKEQQIVELTKLLEVLN from the coding sequence ATGAAAGTTAAATTTATTTTAGGTACAATGATGCTATTAGGAACAATTTCTTACTCAGCAGAAGCAACAGATACTGTAGCTCAAGAAGTAATAAATGAAGTTAAGAATATTGAAGCAGAGTATCAAGCTTTAATGCAAAAAGAAGCAGAAAGAAAAGATGAATTTATTCAAGAAAAAGCAAATCTTGAAAAAGAAGTAAAGGAATTAAAAGAAAAACAACTGGGAAGAGAAGAACTTTATGCTAAGTTGAAACAAGATTCAAAGATAAGATGGCATAGAGATGAATACAAAAAATTGTTAAAGAGATTTGATGAGTACTATAATAAGTTAGAACAAAAAATTGCAGATAAAGAACAACAAATAGTAGAATTAACAAAATTATTAGAAGTCTTAAATTAA
- a CDS encoding helix-turn-helix domain-containing protein, producing the protein MKLVSNFAERLKLALDLRNMKATKLSELTNVNKSTISQYLSGEYEAKKDRIELFAEVLNVNELWLRGYDLPMENEDDKEKDILIKEYQLSPDEIREYENIAMTTSTLMFNGKPVSEEDKNELEKVLKEFFIRALLKKRADENNDRKKKKRNSKID; encoded by the coding sequence ATGAAATTAGTGAGTAATTTTGCTGAAAGATTAAAACTTGCTTTAGATCTTAGAAATATGAAAGCAACTAAATTATCAGAATTGACCAATGTAAATAAGTCTACTATTTCTCAATATTTAAGTGGAGAATACGAAGCAAAAAAAGATAGAATAGAATTATTTGCGGAAGTGTTAAATGTGAATGAGCTTTGGTTGAGAGGCTATGATCTTCCTATGGAAAATGAAGATGATAAAGAAAAAGATATTTTAATCAAAGAGTATCAGTTAAGTCCAGACGAAATAAGAGAATACGAAAATATAGCAATGACTACTTCAACACTTATGTTTAATGGCAAACCTGTATCTGAAGAAGATAAAAATGAACTAGAAAAAGTTTTGAAGGAATTTTTCATTCGTGCATTGCTTAAAAAGAGAGCTGATGAAAATAATGACAGAAAGAAGAAAAAAAGAAATTCTAAAATTGATTGA
- a CDS encoding ImmA/IrrE family metallo-endopeptidase, translated as MKIMTERRKKEILKLIDDLYFEFGTKNPLSICKGLGIEVISADIKMKGLYTVVLNSKLIVVQSLLEGFAKLFVIGHELFHALEHDCDEIRFFREHTSFKTSIYEEEANFFSVQLLKDYIEYHEDEVADLEIAEEIEKFI; from the coding sequence ATGAAAATAATGACAGAAAGAAGAAAAAAAGAAATTCTAAAATTGATTGATGATTTATATTTTGAGTTTGGGACAAAAAATCCTCTAAGTATTTGTAAGGGGTTGGGTATTGAAGTTATTTCAGCTGATATAAAAATGAAAGGTTTATACACTGTTGTCTTAAATTCAAAACTAATAGTTGTTCAGTCTTTACTTGAGGGCTTTGCAAAACTTTTTGTCATAGGACATGAGCTTTTTCATGCTCTTGAACATGATTGTGATGAAATAAGATTTTTTAGAGAACATACTAGTTTTAAAACTTCTATCTATGAAGAAGAAGCTAATTTCTTTTCAGTTCAACTTTTAAAAGATTATATTGAATATCATGAAGATGAAGTTGCTGACTTAGAAATTGCTGAAGAAATAGAAAAATTTATATAA
- the gmhA gene encoding D-sedoheptulose 7-phosphate isomerase, which yields MNLITSYKTELELLKKFIEEEEKRKETEKVAKKLADIFTKGNKVLICGNGGSNCDAMHFIEEFTGRFRKERKALPAISISDPSHITCVANDYGFDYIFSKGVEAYGKEGDMFIGISTSGNSPNVIKAVEQAKAQGLVTVALLGKDGGKLKGQCDHEFVVPGKTSDRVQEIHMMILHIIIEGVERIMFPENYEGE from the coding sequence ATGAATTTAATAACTTCATATAAAACAGAATTAGAATTATTAAAAAAATTTATTGAAGAAGAAGAAAAAAGAAAAGAAACTGAAAAAGTAGCTAAGAAATTAGCAGATATATTCACTAAAGGAAACAAAGTTTTAATCTGTGGTAATGGTGGTAGCAACTGTGATGCTATGCATTTCATAGAAGAATTTACAGGGAGATTTAGAAAAGAAAGAAAAGCCTTACCAGCAATTTCTATATCAGATCCATCTCATATAACTTGTGTTGCTAATGATTATGGTTTTGATTATATCTTTTCAAAAGGTGTTGAAGCTTATGGAAAAGAAGGAGACATGTTCATAGGAATTTCAACTAGTGGAAACTCACCAAATGTTATAAAGGCAGTTGAACAAGCTAAAGCACAAGGACTTGTTACTGTTGCCTTACTTGGAAAAGATGGTGGAAAACTTAAAGGACAATGTGATCATGAATTTGTTGTTCCTGGAAAGACATCAGATAGAGTACAAGAAATTCATATGATGATACTTCATATAATAATTGAAGGTGTTGAAAGAATAATGTTTCCTGAAAACTATGAGGGAGAATAA
- a CDS encoding LysR family transcriptional regulator, protein MDLHYLEIFYEVAKAKSFTKAAEKLFINQSAVSIQVKKFEDILKVKLFDRSSKKIKLTYTGETLYKMAEDIFEKVKRAEKEISRVIEFDRARIAIGASAIIAEPLLPSLMKEFSSVHEEIEYNITMSNKEHLLKLLKEGELDVIIIDSQHITDPNLEIIPVEKGPYVLISSKHYDNIRDIEKDPIITRDIIQNNNKAIEYIEDKYGINFTKKINVLGNLEVIKGLVREGVGNVILPYYSVYKDIRKGTFKVTVKIDEIKDGYELIITKDKKDLSQITKFIDLVKSHKIVMESSRN, encoded by the coding sequence GTGGATTTGCACTATTTAGAAATTTTTTATGAAGTTGCTAAAGCTAAGAGTTTCACAAAGGCTGCTGAAAAACTTTTCATTAATCAGTCAGCAGTTTCTATTCAAGTAAAAAAATTTGAAGATATATTAAAAGTAAAATTATTTGATAGAAGTTCAAAAAAAATTAAACTTACTTATACAGGGGAAACTTTGTATAAAATGGCTGAAGATATTTTTGAAAAAGTTAAAAGGGCTGAAAAAGAAATTTCAAGAGTTATAGAATTTGATAGGGCAAGAATAGCTATTGGAGCTTCAGCTATCATTGCAGAGCCCTTACTTCCTAGTCTTATGAAAGAATTTTCTTCTGTACATGAGGAAATTGAATATAATATAACTATGTCAAATAAGGAGCATCTTTTAAAACTTCTTAAAGAAGGAGAGTTAGATGTAATAATAATAGATAGTCAGCATATAACTGATCCTAATTTAGAAATAATTCCTGTAGAAAAAGGTCCTTATGTTTTAATTAGTTCAAAACATTATGATAATATAAGAGATATTGAAAAAGATCCCATTATTACAAGAGATATTATACAAAATAATAATAAGGCTATTGAGTATATTGAAGATAAGTATGGTATTAACTTTACTAAAAAAATTAATGTTCTTGGAAATTTGGAAGTAATAAAAGGTCTTGTCAGAGAAGGAGTAGGGAATGTAATACTTCCATATTATTCTGTATATAAGGATATAAGAAAAGGAACTTTCAAGGTTACAGTTAAAATTGATGAAATTAAAGATGGATATGAACTTATTATCACTAAAGATAAAAAAGATTTGTCTCAAATAACTAAATTTATTGATTTAGTTAAAAGTCATAAAATAGTTATGGAAAGTTCAAGAAATTAG